The DNA sequence CATTAATGTGGTAGCGAGATATTATTTACGGAAAACTTATTGTGGGATAGTATAAGAATCAAGGAAGCGCTTCCGGAGGTGGTTTAGGAAAATGTTATTAAGTAAAAGAGAACAAGGGTTATTGCAATTGCTGTTGGAAGAAACAGAGTATTTGCCAGCAGTGCATTTTCAAAAGAAACTATACGTTTCTTCGAAAACAATCTATACAGATTTGACTCATTTGGAAGAGAAGCTGGAGGGAACAGGGTTACACATCTCCCGCTTACCACGAAAGGGCATCAAAATCGAAGGCGAAAGCAATGCAAGGAAAAAGGTGACGAGTTTATTTGTCGAAAATACTACATCATTCGATGAATACTCACCGGAATACCGAAAAGTATTTATTTTCGCAAACTATCTTTTTTCCGATAAACCGATGACGTATCAAGCTCTGGCAGATTATTTTTTCGTCAGTCATCAATCCATCAAGAAAGATGTGGATGAAATCATCCGGTTTTGCCAGGATCATGAAGTGAACGCATACCTGACCCATTCACACTTGATTCTGGAATCGGATGAGTGTTCTCGCCAGCGTGTGTTCAAGGCGTTGTTGGATCATTACATCGACAATTCAAATCTGGATGCACCTGCTATTCAGACTATTTTTCAGGAGAAGACAGTGGCTCTTGTCTCACGCTTCGTCTCAGATTTGGCCATTTTGTTGGGGCGTCCGCTGAATAGTTATTTTGTGGATTCATTACTTTTTTCGCTTGAAATTTTCTTGTCACGTGCGCAATTGGGCTATCATATCGTCCAACAGTCAAACTTGGTTTTTGACGAAATGAATCGGATGAAACTCTATATGCAGGGAATATCCTTTGCAGAAAAAGCTGCTGTCGAGCTGATGATTCAATTGACGGATGAAGATGTGCAATATATTTGTTCCTTGTTGTTGGCACATGGTGTAGAGCCTTATCTGAAGGTCGCGAACAATAAAGACAAAATGTTGTTGGTCACCAATAAGATGATCCGGAATATGTCGGACTTATTGGACGTGGATCTGACGGACAATGAATTACTTGCCCAGGCTTTGATAGCCCACATCGTTCCGATGATCCATCGGCTGAGAAACAACATTCTTATCATCAATCCGCTGAGGGACAGCATCAAGAAGCAATATTCTACGATGTTTACGCTGACCAAGTTTGTGATCGGTGATATCGAGCGGGAATATGCAGTATCGTTGACCGAGGATGAAGTGACCTTTTTGACAATCCATTTTCAACTGGCATTTGAAAGGATCCGGGTGACGAAGCATATCCTGATTGTGTGCCATTCAGGGCTGGCGACGTCCGAATTGATCTTTAATCGTGTAAAGCAGAATGTGTCGGCTGATGTGATATTGGAAATCACCAGTTCCGATAAACTGCATACAGCTTCTCTGGCGAATGTTGATTTAATCATTTCGACCATTCCGTTGGATACTTTGCCAGTAGAAATTATGTATGTTTCAGCGCTGCCTACACCGGAAGAAGTCGGAAAAATATCTGCCTATATCAGCAACTTGAGCCAGTACGAAAAGAGTTTTCATTCGAAACAATATCAGAATTCGACAGTACTCAGTAAGTATCTGGATAA is a window from the Trichococcus shcherbakoviae genome containing:
- a CDS encoding PTS sugar transporter subunit IIA — translated: MLLSKREQGLLQLLLEETEYLPAVHFQKKLYVSSKTIYTDLTHLEEKLEGTGLHISRLPRKGIKIEGESNARKKVTSLFVENTTSFDEYSPEYRKVFIFANYLFSDKPMTYQALADYFFVSHQSIKKDVDEIIRFCQDHEVNAYLTHSHLILESDECSRQRVFKALLDHYIDNSNLDAPAIQTIFQEKTVALVSRFVSDLAILLGRPLNSYFVDSLLFSLEIFLSRAQLGYHIVQQSNLVFDEMNRMKLYMQGISFAEKAAVELMIQLTDEDVQYICSLLLAHGVEPYLKVANNKDKMLLVTNKMIRNMSDLLDVDLTDNELLAQALIAHIVPMIHRLRNNILIINPLRDSIKKQYSTMFTLTKFVIGDIEREYAVSLTEDEVTFLTIHFQLAFERIRVTKHILIVCHSGLATSELIFNRVKQNVSADVILEITSSDKLHTASLANVDLIISTIPLDTLPVEIMYVSALPTPEEVGKISAYISNLSQYEKSFHSKQYQNSTVLSKYLDKDFLYVKQAFESKESILNYLADDYFERGFVTSDFKKTLFEREELGSTGLKTGVAIPHAEPQTVIRTKVTFMALESPIKWGMSRVQLVVLLAIAEEDMTEAKELIASIYDLFNSPEEINWVVESKNKEELYERLLRGGTGHVF